Below is a genomic region from Angustibacter sp. Root456.
GGACCTGGTGCCAGCGACCGCGCAGAGCGAGCTCAACCAGCAGAACGGCATCGGAGCTGTTGTGCGGGCGCAGCAGCCGCGTGTCGAGCAGCACGCGTCGGCGCATGAGCCCGTAGACGGGGTAGCACCAGCACAACAGGGTGTCGACGTTCTCGGCGCACAACAGGTTGTGAAGTCGCTCGCTCGCCCTGGTGCCTTGCCACGGTAGATCGCTGCGGTACTCCTCGACGACGCGGCCCTCGTCGTCCATGACGTACGTCAGCGGGTAGGCGAGGACGAGGTCGGGATCAGCCTGCAGTGGCGCCAGGCAGGCCTCGATCAACCGCGGGTCCATCTGGTCGTCGTAGGAGTACCACCGGAAGTACTCGCCCCTCGACGCGTGCACGACCGCGTTGTGGTTCCAGGCGGCTCCGCGGTTCTGCTCCTGCCGCAGGTAGCGGACGCGCTCGTCGGCTGCGGCGAATGATCGGCAGATCTCCTCGGTGCCGTCGGTGGAGCCGTTGTCGCTGATGACCAGCTCGAGATCGGTGTGCGTCTGCGCGAGCGCGGACTCCATCGCGAGGGGGAGGTACTTCTCGCCGTTGTAGACAGGAAGCCCGATCGAAACCAAGCTCATGAAGGCTCCCCGGCAGACGCTGTCAGATGGAGCATGATCATAAGTTGCCGCGGTCGGTCCCCACGGCGGTTCCGCGCAACTGCATCCCTTCGGAGTAGGCCGTCAGTAAGCGCTTGGCGGCTTCGTCCCAGGTGAGGGTCCGGCTGGTGCGAAAGGCCGCGGTGGCCAGCTGCCGACGACGGGACGGTTCGTCGAACACCCGGCGCAGCTGCTGGGTCAGCCTGTCGACGTCGCCCACCTCGTGCACCAGGCCGTCGACGCCGTCGGTGACGGGCGCCCCAGTGGCTGCTGACACCAGGGGGATCACCCCGCTGCCCATGGCCTCCAGGGCCACCAGCGCGCTGCCCTCGGTGTAGGACGGAAAGAGGAGCACATCACACTCGCGCATCAGGTCGGCCACTGAGTCCACGAACCCGCGGACCTCGACCCCGGGGGCGGCCAACTGGTGCGCGTAGTGCGCCGCGAACTCCGGCTGCATCGAGCCGGCGATCAGGAACCGACCGCGCTTGCCGATGCCAGACCGTTGCCAGGCGTCGAGCGCCAGGTGCAGGCCCTTGGCCGCTTCACCACGACCCACGAACACGGCGGTGAAGGGACGCGTGGAGTCGGCAGGGCCTGGTGCGTAACGGAACACGTCGAAGCCGTACTGCTGGCGGATCAGTCGCTCCCGAGGCGTTCCCCGCTCGACGAAGGTGCGCTCGACATAGGCAGATGGGACGAGTAGGACGTCGACGGCGTCGAACTCGGCCTGCTCCTCGGCCAGGCGCTCCGGGTCCGCACGGTGCGAGGAGCGGTCGGCCACGGCGACACCCGCGTCCTGCGCCGCTCGGGCGGCGTCGGCGAAGGCGCTGGCCGTGTGTGCGCTGGGCACGTCGCGAACGGCCAGGACTCCCGACGCGCGCGCAGCCCGGCTGGTGCGCAGCACCGCCCGGG
It encodes:
- a CDS encoding glycosyltransferase family 2 protein encodes the protein MSLVSIGLPVYNGEKYLPLAMESALAQTHTDLELVISDNGSTDGTEEICRSFAAADERVRYLRQEQNRGAAWNHNAVVHASRGEYFRWYSYDDQMDPRLIEACLAPLQADPDLVLAYPLTYVMDDEGRVVEEYRSDLPWQGTRASERLHNLLCAENVDTLLCWCYPVYGLMRRRVLLDTRLLRPHNSSDAVLLVELALRGRWHQVPERLFYSRRHAESSVGVHTPEQVAQWFDPAASADRPMVRTMLFAGYVSAIWRAPLTPAERRRCFATLGPWLRHNRNGRVVASELRHRARARVVAPVAAGRRTLRRP
- a CDS encoding glycosyltransferase family 4 protein; amino-acid sequence: MSTAPPRVLYSFPHPLGGDQGINEAAWQHVVGLHALGVPVTVYCTSVRKRLPAGLRVVETMVVAGRRVPHRAIGQANAYAYHDWRVAQVLRRRGSDFDVVHCWPRAVLRTSRAARASGVLAVRDVPSAHTASAFADAARAAQDAGVAVADRSSHRADPERLAEEQAEFDAVDVLLVPSAYVERTFVERGTPRERLIRQQYGFDVFRYAPGPADSTRPFTAVFVGRGEAAKGLHLALDAWQRSGIGKRGRFLIAGSMQPEFAAHYAHQLAAPGVEVRGFVDSVADLMRECDVLLFPSYTEGSALVALEAMGSGVIPLVSAATGAPVTDGVDGLVHEVGDVDRLTQQLRRVFDEPSRRRQLATAAFRTSRTLTWDEAAKRLLTAYSEGMQLRGTAVGTDRGNL